CAGGTTCGTCACCAGGCTCGGCCCGACCTCGGCCGGGCGGCCGAGCCAGACGTGCGCGCCCGAAGCCGCGCCCAGGAACAGCTGGTACATGCCGTAGTCGAAGGACATCGGCAGCGGGCAGTACACCACGTCGGTGTCCTGGTAGCGCAGCACCGACTGGATCGCCGTCACCGCGAAGGTGACCTGCTGGTGCGTGCTGACGACCGCCTTCGGCGCCGAGGTGGTGCCGGAGGTGTAGATCAGGAACAGCGGGTCCACCGCCAGCGGCTCCCGCTCCGGCACCTCCTGCGCTCCCCCGCTCAGCCGCTCGATGAGCTCCGCGCTGCTCAGGACCGCGATCCCGCGAGCGTGAGCGGGCTCGGAGACGTCGTCGGAGACGACCAGCACGGGCTCGCAGTCGTCGAGCACGTGCTCCAGCGCGCGATCGGTCGTCTGCTCGTGCAGCACCGAGATGACCGCGCCGATCCGCGATGCGGCGTAGATCAGCGCCGGGTGCAGCACGCTCGACGGCAGCACCACGACGACGCGCTGTCCACGCCGGACGCCGCGCTCGTGCAGCAGCCGGGCCAGGCGGCGGCTCGCCGCGGCCAGTTCGAGGTGGGTCAGCGTGCGACCCGCCGCGGTGATCGCCGGACGACCGGGCCACCGTTCGGCCGCGTCGTCGAGCAGTTCGTGCAGCAACGTCATGGCAGAACTCCCTCCGTGCGCACCGCCGGCGGCCGGATCACCTGGCAGAGGTCGTCGAGGCGGTGCAGGTTCTCGGGCAGCAGGTCGGCGGCGTCGATGTCGGCGCCCAGCTCGCTCTCCAGCTGCTCGACGATCTCCACCAGCCGGAACGAGCTGAACCGCGGCAGCGAGGTGAAGCTGACGCCACCGAGCAGCTGCTGCTCGGGAACGTCCAGCACCGACGCCACCACGCCGGCGACCGAGCGCCGCCACCGCTCGTCGCCGAGCGCGAACACCTCGCGGTCGGCGGCCAGCACCGCCCGCAAGCGCTCCACCACGGCAGCGGGCTCGGGCCTGCCGCGCACGACGCGCCGGTAGGCCAGGTAGGTCTGCTCGACCAGCGCGTCCCAGCGGCTCAAGTGCTCGGCGAGCGCGGTCGGCGTCGGCAGGCCGCGGTGCTCACGGAACGCGGCGTGCAGCTTCCGGGAACGGGCCAGCAGCCAGGTTTCCAGCGTCAGCCGGTCCAGCGCCGCCACGCGGTCCGGCTCGGACTCGTAGGCGGACACGTACTCCTCGATCTCGCCGCCGTCGAGCGACGCGACGGGATTCGGCGCGACACCCGGCGTGAAGTGCAGAACCTCCCCCGCAATCCGGAGATCCGGGTACTGCCAGGTTCCGGGTGTCGCCGGGCCCCACTGCGTGTCGTTGGCGTAGGCGTCGACCACCTCGCCGTCGGCGGTGAGCAGGAAGCTGTGCTCCATGTGCCGCTGCTGGAAGTACGGCACCCACGGCAGCTCGTACGCGTCGGCGATGACGTACGCCTGCTCACCCGGCCGCACGGCTGCGGTCAGCGGGCCGTCGGTGACCGTGCGCCGGTCCGCGAGGCGCAGGCCGAGCAGGTTCTCCGCGTCCGAGATGTGCTGCTCCAGCGTCGGTTCGACCGTGGGCAGCTGCTCGGCGCGCCACCGGAAGCGCAGCGCCGCACCGAGGTTGAGGTGCGTGCCCGCGCCGTGGTGGCGGTCGGCCAGCACCGCGAGGTTGGCCTGCACGCAGTCGAGCAGCTCGGACCGCACCGTCATGGCCGCCTCCCCACCGTCGAGAGCTCGCCCACCCGGTCGAGCCCGGACACGGCGGCGGACAGCGCCTCCGGGAGCGGCGCGACGTCGCTGAGCTCGCCGTCGAGGAACTGCTGGTAGGCGGCCAGGTCCAGATAGCCGTGACCGCTGGCGCACACCAGCACACCGCGCTCGGCGCGCATGCCTTCGGCGGTGCCGGTCGCCAGCTTCGCCGCGGCCGCCAGCGCATGACCGGATTCCGGTGCGGGCAGCACGGTTTCGTGCACGGTCAGCAGCCGACCCGCTTCCAGCGCCTCGACCTGGCCGATGCCCATCGCCTCGACCTGACCGGCGTGCCGCATCGCCGAGACGACCTTCGCCGCGGCGTGGAACCGCAGGCCCGCCGAGTGCGAGTCGGGGATGACGTAGTCACTGCCGATGGTGTACATCGCCTCCAGCGGCCCGGTTCCCGTCGCGTCGGTCTGGTCGTATGCGTAGACACCGCGGCTCAGCTTGGGCGTGGTGCTGGACTCCGCGGCCACCAGCAGGGGCGCCGGGGTGCCGGTGGCGACGGCCTCGGCGTGGAACGGCAGCGCGATGCCGCCGAAGTTGGAACCCGCCCCGACGCAGCCGACGACCGCGTCGACGTCGGCGTCGAGCTCGGCCAGCTGAACCTGCGCTTCCTGCCCGATCACCGACTGGTGCAGGATGCTGTAGGTCTCGCCGCTGCCGATGCTGAACGCGGCACCGTCGGTGGCCTTGGCGTACTCCACCGCCTCGCCGATGGCCAGCGACAGGCTGTTGCCACGACTGCCGTCGTGATCGCGGCCGACCGCGGTCAGGTCGCTCGGGCTGGCGTGGACCTCGGCGCCGAGCATCCGCATGAGCACGCCGCGGTAGGGCTTGCGGCTCAGGCTCGACCCGACCATGAACACCGTGCAGCGCAGGCCGAACAGCGCGCAGGCCGCGGCCAGCGCCGTGCCCCACTGCCCGGCACCGGTCCCGGTCACCAGCTCCTTCACCCCGGCCCGCGAGTAGTAGTAGGCCTGCGCGAGCGCGGTGTTGAGCTTGTGGCTGCCGGAGATGTTGCCGCCCTCGTACTTCACGTAGACCGGCACCCGGGCACCGATGGCCCGCTCGAAACCGGTCGCCCGCCACAGCGGAGTCGGCCGGAACTTCCGGTAGGCGTCGGCGATCTCGTCGGGGATCGGCCAGTACTCCTTGCGGGAGATGCTCTGCCGCACCAGCTCCATCGGCAGGTTGGCCTGCACGCCCTGCCCGCTGGTCACCCGCGGGCTGCGATCGGCCGGGAGCTCATCGATGTGCGGCAAGACGCTGCGCCAGCTCGAAGGCAAGGAACTCATGCCGTCACCTCCGCGGCTTGGAGGACTACGTTGATCAGGTCGTTGACGGTGTGGAACTGGCGGCCGACGAAGAGGTCGTCGGAGAGCTCGACGTCCAGCTCGTCCTCCAAGCGGATCAGCATTCCCACGAAGCCGAGGGAGTTGACCGACAACCGGTCTCCGTTGAGCAGCTCGTCGTCCGGGATCTGGTCCGGGGTGAGGGAAATCCGCGATTCGGCGATGACCACTCGTTTGACGGCTTCGGCGACCGCCGCGCGGTCGAGCGTGGCTGTGGACAT
This portion of the Saccharopolyspora antimicrobica genome encodes:
- a CDS encoding acyl carrier protein; protein product: MTVRSELLDCVQANLAVLADRHHGAGTHLNLGAALRFRWRAEQLPTVEPTLEQHISDAENLLGLRLADRRTVTDGPLTAAVRPGEQAYVIADAYELPWVPYFQQRHMEHSFLLTADGEVVDAYANDTQWGPATPGTWQYPDLRIAGEVLHFTPGVAPNPVASLDGGEIEEYVSAYESEPDRVAALDRLTLETWLLARSRKLHAAFREHRGLPTPTALAEHLSRWDALVEQTYLAYRRVVRGRPEPAAVVERLRAVLAADREVFALGDERWRRSVAGVVASVLDVPEQQLLGGVSFTSLPRFSSFRLVEIVEQLESELGADIDAADLLPENLHRLDDLCQVIRPPAVRTEGVLP
- a CDS encoding TrpB-like pyridoxal phosphate-dependent enzyme; protein product: MSSLPSSWRSVLPHIDELPADRSPRVTSGQGVQANLPMELVRQSISRKEYWPIPDEIADAYRKFRPTPLWRATGFERAIGARVPVYVKYEGGNISGSHKLNTALAQAYYYSRAGVKELVTGTGAGQWGTALAAACALFGLRCTVFMVGSSLSRKPYRGVLMRMLGAEVHASPSDLTAVGRDHDGSRGNSLSLAIGEAVEYAKATDGAAFSIGSGETYSILHQSVIGQEAQVQLAELDADVDAVVGCVGAGSNFGGIALPFHAEAVATGTPAPLLVAAESSTTPKLSRGVYAYDQTDATGTGPLEAMYTIGSDYVIPDSHSAGLRFHAAAKVVSAMRHAGQVEAMGIGQVEALEAGRLLTVHETVLPAPESGHALAAAAKLATGTAEGMRAERGVLVCASGHGYLDLAAYQQFLDGELSDVAPLPEALSAAVSGLDRVGELSTVGRRP
- a CDS encoding acyl carrier protein, which produces MSTATLDRAAVAEAVKRVVIAESRISLTPDQIPDDELLNGDRLSVNSLGFVGMLIRLEDELDVELSDDLFVGRQFHTVNDLINVVLQAAEVTA